The proteins below come from a single Chrysoperla carnea chromosome 1, inChrCarn1.1, whole genome shotgun sequence genomic window:
- the LOC123305974 gene encoding serine/threonine-protein kinase pakD-like yields MNSIKFLVGFALVAIASAAPQNECNGACPRDFDPICAKDNTGNVKMFGNECMFEFEACENRAENWRQTELQECNSWLNGPYHQQQGEQSEQQQDDQSQQQEDGQSQQQQDGQSQQQQDEQSQQQTGQECRVACPLIWAPICGQDNTGNLQVFGNGCELDFTACENRAANWRAVSMNLCSSLRD; encoded by the exons ATgaactcaataaaatttttagtcg GCTTCGCATTAGTGGCAATCGCTTCTGCAGCTCCTCAAAACGAGTGTAATGGTGCATGTCCAAGGGATTTTGATCCAATTTGTGCTAAGGATAATACAGgcaatgtaaaaatgtttggtAATGAATGTATGTTTGAATTTGAGGCATGTGAAAATCGTGCTGAAAATTGGAGACAAACTGAATTACAAGAGTGCAATTCATGGTTAAACGGGCCATATCACCAACAACAAGGCGAACAATCTGAACAACAACAAGACGACCAATCTCAACAACAAGAAGACGGCCAATCTCAACAACAACAAGACGGCCAATCTCAACAACAGCAAGACGAACAATCTCAACAACAAACTGGTCAAGAATGCAGGGTTGCTTGTCCGTTAATTTGGGCACCGATTTGCGGTCAAGATAACACTGGCAATTTACAAGTTTTTGGAAATGGATGTGAACTCGACTTCACAGCTTGCGAAAATCGTGCCGCCAATTGGCGAGCAGTTTCAATGAACTTGTGTTCGAGCCTCCGTGATTAA
- the LOC123305186 gene encoding uncharacterized protein LOC123305186 isoform X1 has product MFSYTNLTIAIICYLQIVSCLPTNQPASESPTSITTSAPQKPTSDSTDTSKLTTSNNGVITASSVPPKNSPSNEASTTAPESSTTLSPAEKALQDLFEILRNVSNNDLPKPEDVAKILREIDAILRNNAVHDRSEILKRIVYELFNNIFDDSSDSSDDDSSGSSEEGFDIIFEILNL; this is encoded by the exons ATGTTCTCTTATACTAACCTAACAATTG CGATTATTTGCTACCTGCAAATAGTTTCATGTTTACCAACAAACCAACCAGCTTCAGAAAGTCCAACAAGCATTACAACGTCTGCACCACAAAAACCTACAAGTGATTCAACGGATACCTCAAAATTGACAACATCAAATAATGGAGTAATTACCGCATCGTCAGTACCTCCAAAAAATTCACCAAGCAATGAAGCTTCCACAACAGCACCAGAAAGTTCAACTACTCTATCACCTGCAGAGAAAGCTTTGcaagatttatttgaaattttaagaaatgtttcaaataatgatttacCAAAACCTGAAGATGTAGCAAAAATTTTGCGTGAAATAGAcgcaattttaagaaataacgCTGTACACGATCGTTCCGAAATATTAAAGCGAATAGTTTATGAATTGTTCAATAATATCTTTGACGATTCGTCCGATTCTTCAGACGATGATTCATCCGGTTCTTCAGAAGAAGGTTTCgatataattttcgaaatcttaaatttataa
- the LOC123305186 gene encoding uncharacterized protein LOC123305186 isoform X2, with protein sequence MFSYTNLTIAIICYLQIVSCLPTNQPASESPTSITTSAPQKPTNNGVITASSVPPKNSPSNEASTTAPESSTTLSPAEKALQDLFEILRNVSNNDLPKPEDVAKILREIDAILRNNAVHDRSEILKRIVYELFNNIFDDSSDSSDDDSSGSSEEGFDIIFEILNL encoded by the exons ATGTTCTCTTATACTAACCTAACAATTG CGATTATTTGCTACCTGCAAATAGTTTCATGTTTACCAACAAACCAACCAGCTTCAGAAAGTCCAACAAGCATTACAACGTCTGCACCACAAAAACCTACAA ATAATGGAGTAATTACCGCATCGTCAGTACCTCCAAAAAATTCACCAAGCAATGAAGCTTCCACAACAGCACCAGAAAGTTCAACTACTCTATCACCTGCAGAGAAAGCTTTGcaagatttatttgaaattttaagaaatgtttcaaataatgatttacCAAAACCTGAAGATGTAGCAAAAATTTTGCGTGAAATAGAcgcaattttaagaaataacgCTGTACACGATCGTTCCGAAATATTAAAGCGAATAGTTTATGAATTGTTCAATAATATCTTTGACGATTCGTCCGATTCTTCAGACGATGATTCATCCGGTTCTTCAGAAGAAGGTTTCgatataattttcgaaatcttaaatttataa
- the LOC123305185 gene encoding early nodulin-75-like isoform X1 — protein MGRNYLAILLLGVLLHSTISSPVDINNQGIQGPQQPENNNEQKDNNHAVQEQQPNDNNEQNNQGPQGEEQPVDAKEKVDESKKVKDEKEHKKEEAEKLKEHKKKEHKEEEAEKLKEHKKKEHEKKEDKKSEENSEEDSKKPKHHPSGKPPGGKPPGGKPPGGKPPGGKPPGNKPHGAKPPGLVKEVSEHEKKEHEKLKEHKKKEHEIKEEKKPEDDSKKPKHHPNGKPPGGKPPGGKPPGGKPPGGKPPGDKPPGKPKSAEAQLTLFLN, from the exons ATGGGTCGAAATTATCTTG CTATCTTACTCCTTGGAGTCTTACTCCATTCAACAATTTCATCACCAGTGGATATTAACAACCAAGGAATTCAAGGGCCACAACAACCTGAGAACAATAATGAACAAAAAGATAACAATCATGCAGTTCAAGAACAACAACCTAATGATAACAACGAACAAAACAATCAAGGACCCCAAGGAGAAGAACAGCCTGTGGATGCAAAGGAAAAGGTTGATGAATCCAAAAAAGTAAAAGATgaaaaagaacataaaaaagAAGAAGCAGAAAAATTGAAGGAGCATAAAAAAAAGGAAC ATAAAGAAGAAGAAGCAGAAAAATTAAAGGAGCATAAAAAAAAGGAACAtgaaaagaaagaagataaaaaatcagaagaaaattcagaagaagaTTCCAAAAAACCAAAACATCACCCAAGTGGTAAGCCACCAGGAGGTAAACCACCAGGAGGCAAACCACCAGGAGGTAAACCACCAGGAGGTAAACCACCAGGAAATAAACCACATGGCGCAAAACCACCAGGCCTAGTAAAAGAAGTAAGTgaacatgaaaaaaaagaacatgAAAAATTAAAGGAACACAAAAAGAAAGAACatgaaataaaagaagaaaaaaaaccagAAGATGATTCCAAAAAACCAAAACATCATCCAAATGGTAAACCACCAGGAGGTAAGCCACCAGGAGGTAAACCACCAGGGGGTAAACCACCAGGAGGTAAACCACCAGGAGATAAACCACCAGGCAAACCAAAATCAGCAGAAGCACAACTTACCTTATTTCTAAATTga
- the LOC123305185 gene encoding early nodulin-75-like isoform X3 gives MGRNYLAILLLGVLLHSTISSPVDFNNHGIQGPQLLGEEHLVDAKEKVEEFKKVKEEKPHKEEEAEKLKEHKKKEHEKKEDKKSEENSEEDSKKPKHHPSGKPPGGKPPGGKPPGGKPPGGKPPGNKPHGAKPPGLVKEVSEHEKKEHEKLKEHKKKEHEIKEEKKPEDDSKKPKHHPNGKPPGGKPPGGKPPGGKPPGGKPPGDKPPGKPKSAEAQLTLFLN, from the exons ATGGGTCGAAACTATCTAG CTATCTTACTCCTTGGAGTCTTACTCCATTCAACAATTTCATCACCAGTGGATTTTAACAACCATGGAATTCAAGGGCCACAACTCCTAGGAGAAGAACATCTTGTGGATGCAAAGGAAAAAGTTGAGgaattcaaaaaagtaaaagaagaAAAACCACATAAAGAAGAAGAAGCAGAAAAATTAAAGGAGCATAAAAAAAAGGAACAtgaaaagaaagaagataaaaaatcagaagaaaattcagaagaagaTTCCAAAAAACCAAAACATCACCCAAGTGGTAAGCCACCAGGAGGTAAACCACCAGGAGGCAAACCACCAGGAGGTAAACCACCAGGAGGTAAACCACCAGGAAATAAACCACATGGCGCAAAACCACCAGGCCTAGTAAAAGAAGTAAGTgaacatgaaaaaaaagaacatgAAAAATTAAAGGAACACAAAAAGAAAGAACatgaaataaaagaagaaaaaaaaccagAAGATGATTCCAAAAAACCAAAACATCATCCAAATGGTAAACCACCAGGAGGTAAGCCACCAGGAGGTAAACCACCAGGGGGTAAACCACCAGGAGGTAAACCACCAGGAGATAAACCACCAGGCAAACCAAAATCAGCAGAAGCACAACTTACCTTATTTCTAAATTga
- the LOC123305185 gene encoding translation initiation factor IF-2-like isoform X2, with protein MGRNYLAILLLGVLLHSTISSPVDINNQGIQGPQQPENNNEQKDNNHAVQEQQPNDNNEQNNQGPQGEEQPVDAKEKVDESKKVKDEKEHKKEEAEKLKEHKKKEHEKKEDKKSDENSKEHEKKEDKKSDENSKENSKEDSEEDSKKPKHHPSGKPPGGKPPGGKPPGGRPPGGKPPGGKPPGGKPPGGKPPGGKPPGGKPPGGKPSGPKPPGPKPPGPRPAPKVVVNVEVNNF; from the exons ATGGGTCGAAATTATCTTG CTATCTTACTCCTTGGAGTCTTACTCCATTCAACAATTTCATCACCAGTGGATATTAACAACCAAGGAATTCAAGGGCCACAACAACCTGAGAACAATAATGAACAAAAAGATAACAATCATGCAGTTCAAGAACAACAACCTAATGATAACAACGAACAAAACAATCAAGGACCCCAAGGAGAAGAACAGCCTGTGGATGCAAAGGAAAAGGTTGATGAATCCAAAAAAGTAAAAGATgaaaaagaacataaaaaagAAGAAGCAGAAAAATTGAAGGAGCATAAAAAAAAGGAACAtgaaaagaaagaagataaaaaaTCAGATGAAAACTCAAAAGAACAtgaaaagaaagaagataaaaaatcagatgaaaattcaa aagaaaattcaaaagaagATTCAGAAGAAGATTCCAAAAAGCCAAAGCATCATCCAAGTGGTAAACCACCAGGAGGTAAGCCACCAGGAGGTAAACCACCAGGAGGTAGACCACCAGGAGGTAAACCACCAGGAGGTAAACCACCAGGAGGTAAACCACCAGGAGGCAAACCACCAGGAGGCAAACCACCAGGAGGTAAACCACCAGGTGGTAAACCATCAGGCCCAAAACCACCAGGTCCCAAACCACCAGGCCCAAGACCAGCACCCAAAGTTGTAGTTAACGTTGAAGTAAACAAtttctaa